In Chanodichthys erythropterus isolate Z2021 chromosome 11, ASM2448905v1, whole genome shotgun sequence, a single window of DNA contains:
- the LOC137030761 gene encoding uncharacterized protein: MPPGPYSSGIFGSASQRHMEWILDEGDPRGKHHSSVPVRTSNRFSPLSDVPTENSVESALVIGDSITRNVKIVTPATIVTCLPGARAPDIKAHLKVLANANRKYSKIIIHVGTNDVRLRQSEITKINIKVVCELACTMSGEVVCSGPLPVRRSDDIVSRLSSLNGWLSKWCPQNNIGFIDNWKCFWGRPDLLKRDGIHPYRDGAALLSSNMAHS, translated from the exons ATGCCGCCTGGTCCCTACAGTTCTGGAATCTTTGGATCCGCCTCCCAGCGTCACATGGAGTGGATCCTGGACGAGGGAGACCC ccgtggaaaacaccactcttccgttccagtaagaacatcaaacaggttctccccactcagtgacgtaCCCACTGAGAAttctgttgaaagtgccctagtcattggcgattctattacacggaacgtgaaaatagtgacaccagccaccatagtcacatgtttgccgggagccagagcacctgacatcaaagcacatttaaaagtgctggctaatgctaatcgtaaatactctaaaattattattcacgtcggcacaaatgatgttcgacttcgccagtcggagatcactaaaattaacattaaagtggtgtgtgaactcgcatgtacaatgtcaggagaagtagtttgttctggccctcttcctgttcgtcggagtgatgacatagttagcagattatcatcactcaatggctggctgtctaagtggtgtccacagaataatataggtttcatagacaattggaaatgcttttggggcagacctgacctgttgaaaagagatggtattcatccgtaccgggatggtgctgctcttctctctagtaatatggcacatagt